One part of the Kryptolebias marmoratus isolate JLee-2015 linkage group LG2, ASM164957v2, whole genome shotgun sequence genome encodes these proteins:
- the LOC108240847 gene encoding probable G-protein coupled receptor 149 gives MSTTHHSSPAPNQSYLSPDSSETADPSGMETQIRLLLFGLCVTVAAATLVGGVYSLLSLLRMRRKTSLCVIVASMSVDDLLSVVPLSLFMLLQWETPAGGEGSGLLCTLSGLLYVFQGVSSNMKACLIAAYTFYVTKRFGVLRSVRRPLGVLWAVAVVWAVSLAVSVLPLCGWGSFAPASLGCFPESDSFYVLLLFSLYSLCFCGSLVFFTPLTYQLLCSREPQRSLLYPSCLDMSRGLSGSAPLCDLQSFSRDSLDKSLGAYNELSPSSCGTETREKESGCLSPVSVGGQRTAAAVGDTPVVFAQKRFSMILAVVRVVLWMPMMTLVLIRHAVNVRSSSLETLSFFLTLLAPAVTPLFVLSERWIHMPCGCFINCKQNPTQEPSVMKRKFEFNLSFQQGYGVYKLSHATKSHSSPPMEKPNYHSLFNCDFSNPHLDALESGGLSRLSPNFDFSTSPPVDSSSRSGLLSEAQGGEALADCPPLPHENHKDGVPLLPPHHREKDHHLNDSSSVFEGPERRLSHEECRKIELTDWEWCRSKSERTPRQRSSGGLSIPLCAFQGTVSLQAPTGKTLSLSTYEVSSDGLKISPNNAKKVEVYRSKSVGHEPSADDPASGGQAGDANIGCVGMGMEIGVGMGIGAGVGDTNVKIHLEVLEICDNEEAMDSVSIISNISQSSTHARSPSLRYSRRENRFVSCDLGETASYSLLIPTSGNTEAETINITIPDTVEAHRQNSRRQTQESSGYHEDIQLLNEAYRKQAGEEEE, from the exons ATGTCCACGACGCACCACAGCTCCCCTGCGCCCAACCAGAGCTATCTGTCCCCAGACAGTTCTGAAACGGCGGACCCCTCCGGGATGGAGACGCAGATCCGCCTCCTGCTCTTCGGTTTGTGCGTAACCGTCGCCGCCGCGACTTTAGTCGGAGGCGTGTACTCGCTGCTTTCGCTCCTCCGGATGAGGAGGAAGACCTCCCTGTGTGTCATCGTGGCTTCCATGTCGGTGGACGACCTGCTCAGCGTGGTGCCCCTCTCCCTGTTCATGCTCCTGCAGTGGGAGACCCCCGCGGGGGGCGAGGGGTCGGGCCTCCTGTGCACTTTGTCGGGACTCCTGTACGTGTTCCAGGGGGTTTCCAGCAACATGAAGGCGTGCCTCATCGCCGCCTACACTTTTTATGTCACCAAGAGGTTCGGGGTGCTTCGGTCCGTGCGCCGGCCCCTTGGGGTGCTGTGGGCCGTCGCCGTCGTGTGGGCGGTGAGCCTCGCCGTCAGCGTGCTGCCCCTGTGCGGATGGGGCAGCTTCGCGCCCGCCTCCCTCGGGTGTTTCCCGGAGAGCGACAGCTTCTACGTCCTGCTGCTCTTCTCCCTGTACTCCCTGTGCTTCTGTGGGTCCCTCGTCTTCTTCACGCCGCTCACCTACCAGCTGCTGTGCTCCAGAGAGCCCCAGAGGAGCCTGCTGTACCCGAGCTGCTTGGACATGTCCAGGGGGCTGAGTGGCTCCGCGCCCCTCTGCGACCTCCAGTCCTTCTCCCGGGACAGCCTGGACAAAAGTTTGGGCGCGTACAACGAGCTGAGCCCGAGTTCGTGCGGGACGGAGacgagagagaaagagagcggCTGTCTGTCCCCGGTGTCCGTCGGTGGACAGAGGACAGCCGCGGCTGTTGGAGACACACCGGTGGTGTTTGCACAGAAGCGCTTCTCCATGATTCTGGCTGTGGTCCGAGTCGTTTTGTGGATGCCAATGATG ACTTTGGTGCTCATACGGCATGCAGTGAACGTGCGCAGCTCCTCCCTGGAGACACTGAGCTTCTTCCTCACTCTGCTTGCACCTGCGGTCACTCCCCTGTTTGTGCTGTCTGAGCGCTGGATCCACATGCCGTGTGGCTGCTTCATTAACTGCAAACAGAATCCAACGCAGGAACCTTCAG TGATGAAAAGAAAGTTTGAGTTCAACCTTTCATTCCAACAAGGCTATGGCGTCTACAAGTTATCACATGCCACCAAGTCTCACAGCAGCCCCCCCATGGAGAAGCCCAATTATCACAGCCTTTTCAACTGTGACTTCTCAAATCCCCACCTTGACGCGCTGGAAAGTGGCGGCCTCTCTAGGCTTAGTCCCAACTTTGATTTCAGCACCTCACCCCCAGTGGACAGCTCCTCTCGCTCAGGCCTCCTTTCAGAGGCCCAAGGAGGAGAGGCGCTGGCTGACTGTCCTCCACTGCCTCACGAGAACCACAAAGATGGCGTCCCATTGCTGCCTCCTCATCATCGGGAAAAGGATCACCATCTGAACGACTCCTCGTCGGTGTTTGAAGGGCCAGAGAGGAGGCTGTCACACGAGGAGTGCCGGAAAATTGAGCTGACAGACTGGGAGTGGTGCAGAAGTAAATCAGAGAGAACACCCAGACAG AGGTCATCAGGTGGACTGTCAATCCCTCTGTGTGCCTTTCAGGGCACTGTATCTCTGCAAGCACCCACGGGCAAAACGCTCTCTCTTTCCACCTATGAGGTCAGCAGCGATGGGCTCAAGATCTCCCCCAATAATGCCAAGAAG GTGGAGGTGTATCGTTCCAAGTCTGTTGGCCATGAACCCAGTGCAGATGACCCGGCATCCGGAGGCCAAGCTGGAGACGCAAACATCGGCTGTGTTGGGATGGGCATGGAAATTGGTGTTGGGATGGGAATTGGAGCTGGTGTGGGGGACACCAATGTAAAGATTCACCTGGAAGTTCTGGAAATCTGCGACAACGAGGAAGCCATGGACAGCGTCTCAATCATCTCGAACATCAGCCAGTCCTCTACCCACGCCCGCTCGCCGTCGCTGCGCTACTCTCGCCGCGAGAACCGCTTCGTCTCGTGCGACCTGGGCGAGACCGCGTCCTACTCTCTGCTCATCCCCACCAGCGGCAACACCGAGGCAGAGACCATCAATATCACTATTCCTGACACCGTGGAAGCCCACCGGCAGAACAGCCGGCGGCAGACGCAGGAGAGCTCGGGGTATCACGAGGATATACAGCTGCTAAATGAGGCGTACAGAAAGCAGGcgggagaggaggaagagtga